A single genomic interval of Candidatus Poribacteria bacterium harbors:
- the arsM gene encoding arsenite methyltransferase, with product MSQERQRSSSCCAERVPGRSDDLRQVVREGYAGIALAEDESTGCCGASADDVAAALGYDTDDLAALPEGANLGLSCGNPTALASLVPGEVVLDLGSGAGLDVFLAARRVGPEGRAIGVDMTPEMLSKARRNADAFRDATGMDNVEFRLGEIEHLPVADASVDVVISNCVINLSPDKPQVWREIARVLKPGGRVAVSDLALLQTLPQAVAESIEALLGCVAGAVLVSETERMASDVGLVDIALESDASYMDAMADWRDPLYVRIAQDLPRTAEPSDYVTSLKITARKP from the coding sequence ATGTCGCAAGAACGGCAACGGAGCTCCTCTTGCTGCGCCGAACGCGTTCCGGGCAGAAGCGACGACCTCCGCCAGGTCGTGCGCGAAGGCTACGCGGGCATCGCGCTGGCAGAAGACGAATCAACGGGCTGCTGCGGGGCGAGCGCCGACGACGTCGCCGCCGCTCTGGGGTACGACACCGACGACCTGGCTGCCCTCCCGGAAGGCGCGAACCTCGGACTCTCTTGCGGGAACCCGACGGCTCTCGCATCGCTCGTGCCCGGCGAGGTCGTTCTCGACCTCGGAAGCGGAGCGGGCTTGGACGTGTTCCTCGCCGCTCGCCGCGTCGGACCCGAGGGACGAGCCATCGGCGTCGATATGACTCCTGAGATGCTGTCCAAGGCTCGCCGCAACGCCGACGCCTTCCGAGACGCGACCGGCATGGACAACGTCGAGTTCCGGCTCGGAGAGATCGAGCACCTGCCTGTCGCGGACGCTTCGGTTGATGTCGTGATCTCGAACTGCGTCATCAACCTGTCGCCGGACAAGCCGCAGGTATGGCGAGAGATCGCGCGTGTGCTCAAGCCGGGCGGGAGAGTCGCCGTGTCGGACCTGGCTCTCCTTCAGACGCTGCCCCAGGCAGTCGCCGAGAGCATCGAGGCGCTCCTGGGATGCGTCGCCGGAGCCGTGCTGGTATCCGAGACGGAGCGCATGGCGTCTGATGTCGGTCTCGTGGACATCGCACTCGAGTCGGATGCGTCCTACATGGACGCCATGGCGGATTGGCGGGATCCGCTCTACGTTCGCATCGCGCAGGACCTGCCGAGGACTGCGGAGCCGTCGGATTACGTCACGAGCCTCAAGATCACGGCGCGGAAGCCCTGA